A stretch of the Massilia sp. W12 genome encodes the following:
- a CDS encoding CysB family HTH-type transcriptional regulator has product MNLHQLRFVREAVRQNFNLTEAAKALFTSQPGVSKAIIELEEELGIDIFTRHGKRIRGLTEPGRMVLNSVELIMKEIDSLKRIGKEYASQDSGSLIIATTHTQARYALPRVVQAFMQKYPKVKLSLLQGNPRQIADMVHKDQADIAIATEAIAAVEGLVSLPCYQWEHVLVTAPDHPLLKLRDLTLEDIAHYPLITYDSAFAGRNKIDHAFQLRGLKPEILLEAIDADVIKTYVELGMGVGIIAGMAFDAERDRNLRSVGVGHLFGLNVSRVAVKQGAYLRSYIYSFIELLTPGMNRKLIEQAIHGKKDTYDI; this is encoded by the coding sequence ATGAATCTGCATCAATTGCGCTTTGTGCGCGAAGCGGTGCGTCAGAATTTCAACCTGACCGAAGCCGCCAAAGCTTTATTCACTTCGCAACCCGGGGTGTCCAAAGCCATCATTGAGTTGGAAGAAGAATTGGGCATCGACATTTTCACGCGCCACGGCAAACGCATCCGTGGTTTGACCGAGCCGGGGCGCATGGTGCTCAACTCGGTCGAGCTGATCATGAAAGAGATCGACAGCTTAAAGCGCATCGGCAAGGAATACGCCTCGCAAGACAGCGGCAGTCTGATCATCGCCACCACCCACACCCAGGCCCGCTATGCGCTGCCGCGCGTGGTGCAAGCCTTTATGCAGAAATATCCCAAGGTCAAACTCTCTTTATTGCAGGGCAATCCGCGCCAGATTGCCGACATGGTGCACAAAGACCAGGCCGATATCGCCATCGCCACCGAGGCGATAGCCGCCGTTGAAGGGCTGGTCAGCCTGCCTTGTTATCAGTGGGAACATGTGCTGGTGACGGCGCCCGACCATCCCTTGCTGAAATTGCGCGACTTGACCCTGGAAGACATCGCCCACTATCCCCTGATCACCTATGACAGCGCATTTGCCGGGCGTAACAAGATAGACCACGCCTTCCAGCTGCGCGGCTTGAAGCCGGAAATTCTGCTCGAAGCGATTGACGCCGACGTCATCAAAACCTATGTCGAATTGGGCATGGGCGTGGGCATCATCGCCGGCATGGCGTTTGACGCCGAGCGCGACCGCAATTTGCGCTCGGTCGGCGTGGGGCATTTATTCGGCTTGAATGTCTCGCGCGTGGCGGTCAAGCAGGGCGCGTATTTGCGCTCCTATATATACAGCTTCATTGAATTGCTCACGCCCGGCATGAACCGCAAACTGATCGAGCAGGCGATTCATGGCAAGAAAGACACTTACGATATTTGA